One window of Acidobacteriota bacterium genomic DNA carries:
- a CDS encoding ribbon-helix-helix protein, CopG family — translation MKTSVTIPDDILESVQRLARRTRKSLSRLISDALKEYLARHAPDEVTEAMNRACMEAGDVRDPFVADSARRILWRSEW, via the coding sequence ATGAAGACATCTGTGACCATCCCTGATGACATTCTTGAGAGCGTGCAGCGGCTGGCACGGAGGACCAGAAAATCGCTCAGTCGGCTGATAAGTGATGCGCTGAAGGAATATCTGGCGCGACATGCTCCGGATGAGGTGACCGAGGCCATGAATAGGGCCTGCATGGAGGCAGGCGATGTTCGCGATCCATTCGTCGCTGACTCCGCGCGGCGCATTCTATGGCGAAGCGAGTGGTAA
- a CDS encoding ankyrin repeat domain-containing protein, whose product MKSSSRISGILLSVGGLLLLAASSLYAASDLQLFDAVRRQDMDAVRVLLDQKPDVNARQGDGATALHWAAHRDDLEVAELLIGAGADVNAANEYGVTALALACTNQNEALVEKLLLAGADANLAQLSGVTPLMECSRTGSGAAVKLLLDRGASVDARESKSGQTALMWAASGGHSTAVKHLIDHKADVRLRSKGGFTPLLFAARSGNVASARLLFEAGADANDSTEEYGSALVVAAAGGHEDLGIFLLEKGANPNAADRNGITALHQAARNGLEAFTGVRYDPSYRIRPPNMPLLAKALLSRGANPNLQIAKNVSRGPDGSPFLMRGATAYFLAAASGDAMLMRILREGGASATLTAEAGITPLMAAARSACTGSCAFQGANEIDEAEAKAALEAVMAAVESGADVNTLNEDGQTALHMAAFTGADGVVEYLASKGAKVDVTDKHGETPWSMAAGISPVLRYRGLYGKHESTATLLEKLGAVPITRQGMDEHAPAPPGQ is encoded by the coding sequence ATGAAATCTTCTTCCAGGATTAGCGGAATCCTCTTGTCGGTCGGCGGCCTGCTGCTCCTCGCCGCGTCCTCGCTGTACGCCGCCAGCGACCTGCAACTATTCGACGCGGTACGCCGTCAAGACATGGACGCGGTGCGCGTCCTGCTCGATCAGAAGCCGGACGTGAATGCCAGGCAGGGCGATGGAGCAACCGCGCTTCACTGGGCCGCGCATCGCGATGACCTGGAAGTGGCAGAGCTGCTGATCGGCGCGGGAGCCGACGTGAATGCCGCGAATGAGTACGGTGTTACAGCCCTCGCACTAGCCTGCACGAATCAGAACGAAGCGCTGGTGGAAAAATTGCTGCTGGCCGGGGCCGATGCTAATCTTGCTCAGTTGAGCGGCGTTACTCCGTTGATGGAATGCTCGCGCACGGGCAGCGGCGCGGCGGTGAAGCTGCTGCTCGATCGAGGTGCCTCGGTTGACGCGCGGGAGTCCAAGAGCGGCCAGACTGCGTTGATGTGGGCTGCCTCTGGAGGGCACTCCACGGCGGTGAAGCACCTGATTGACCACAAGGCGGATGTTCGCCTGCGCTCAAAAGGCGGGTTCACTCCGCTGCTGTTTGCGGCGCGCTCGGGAAATGTGGCCAGCGCGCGGCTGTTGTTTGAAGCCGGAGCGGATGCCAACGACAGCACGGAAGAATATGGCTCCGCGCTGGTGGTGGCCGCTGCCGGCGGCCATGAAGACTTGGGCATATTCCTGCTGGAAAAGGGAGCCAACCCCAACGCCGCGGACCGCAACGGCATTACGGCGCTGCATCAGGCGGCGCGCAACGGGCTGGAGGCTTTCACCGGCGTGCGTTATGATCCATCCTATCGCATCCGTCCGCCGAATATGCCGCTACTGGCGAAAGCGCTGCTGTCGCGCGGCGCGAATCCCAATTTGCAGATCGCCAAGAATGTTTCACGTGGGCCAGACGGCAGTCCATTTCTGATGCGCGGAGCCACGGCATATTTTCTGGCGGCGGCCTCGGGCGACGCTATGCTGATGCGCATCCTGCGCGAGGGTGGCGCCAGCGCGACTCTGACCGCCGAAGCTGGTATCACGCCACTGATGGCGGCGGCGCGCTCGGCCTGCACCGGCTCCTGTGCTTTCCAGGGAGCAAATGAAATTGACGAAGCGGAAGCCAAGGCCGCGCTCGAGGCGGTGATGGCCGCGGTGGAGTCTGGCGCGGACGTGAACACATTGAACGAAGACGGCCAAACGGCATTGCACATGGCCGCTTTCACAGGAGCCGATGGCGTGGTTGAATACCTCGCAAGCAAGGGCGCCAAGGTGGACGTTACCGACAAGCACGGCGAAACGCCTTGGAGCATGGCCGCCGGCATCAGCCCCGTGCTGCGCTACCGCGGCCTCTACGGCAAACACGAAAGCACCGCGACGCTACTCGAAAAGCTCGGCGCAGTCCCCATCACCCGCCAGGGAATGGACGAACACGCCCCGGCCCCGCCGGGGCAGTAA
- a CDS encoding DUF1552 domain-containing protein produces MIITRKSIPRRTVLRGLGVAMALPLLDSMVPAFASASAPLKRFSVLFSPNGMNMDKWTPANDGAAYTMSPTLEPLKPMRDRLLVVSGLNNSIGDPMPGEGESAPHERAGAVYLTAVHPQREGRVSISVDQIAARELGKKTQLASLELGMHSNDVLGQCEKGWSCAYLNTISWRTPTTPLPIEYRPRAVFERMFGDSDSTDAAVRRARMSSDRSLLDSVTEAAAKLMNQVGPSDRARLTEYMDGMRDVERRIQLAEEQSGRELPTVERPAGVPATFEEHAKLMFDLQILAFQTDLTRVITFMMGPEQSNRAYPEIGVPEVHHGLSHHQSDPAKLDKLYAINLHHMKVLAYYLDKLRSTPDGDGSLLDQTLVMFGCSMSDGNDHLLQNLPLILAGGRADQIKSGRHLRVPDATPISNLYWTLLDKLGIPLEAFGNSDGKFGLLSLS; encoded by the coding sequence ATGATCATCACACGTAAATCAATTCCGCGCCGGACCGTATTGCGTGGCCTGGGTGTCGCCATGGCACTGCCGTTGCTGGATAGCATGGTCCCGGCGTTCGCCTCCGCATCGGCTCCGCTGAAGCGCTTTTCCGTGTTGTTCTCGCCGAACGGCATGAACATGGACAAGTGGACGCCCGCGAATGATGGCGCGGCTTATACGATGAGTCCCACGCTGGAGCCGCTGAAGCCGATGCGCGATCGCTTGCTGGTGGTCAGTGGATTAAACAACAGCATCGGCGATCCCATGCCCGGCGAGGGCGAGTCGGCGCCGCATGAGCGCGCCGGCGCAGTCTACCTGACGGCCGTGCATCCGCAACGCGAGGGCCGCGTGAGTATTTCCGTTGATCAGATCGCGGCGCGCGAACTGGGCAAGAAAACTCAATTGGCCTCGCTGGAGCTTGGAATGCACAGCAATGACGTGCTCGGCCAGTGCGAGAAGGGCTGGAGCTGCGCTTATCTGAACACCATCTCATGGCGCACGCCCACCACGCCGCTGCCCATCGAGTACCGCCCGCGCGCGGTCTTCGAGCGCATGTTTGGCGACAGCGACAGCACCGACGCCGCGGTGCGCCGCGCGAGGATGTCGAGCGACCGCAGTCTGCTTGATTCAGTGACGGAGGCCGCCGCGAAGCTCATGAACCAAGTCGGGCCCAGCGACCGTGCGCGGCTGACGGAATACATGGATGGCATGCGCGACGTCGAGCGGCGCATACAACTTGCCGAAGAGCAATCCGGGCGCGAGCTGCCCACGGTGGAGCGCCCTGCGGGCGTCCCGGCCACTTTCGAGGAACATGCCAAGCTGATGTTCGACCTGCAAATCCTGGCGTTCCAGACAGACCTGACGCGGGTCATCACCTTCATGATGGGCCCCGAGCAGAGCAACCGCGCGTATCCCGAGATCGGCGTGCCGGAGGTTCATCACGGCTTGTCGCATCATCAGTCGGACCCGGCCAAGCTAGACAAGCTCTATGCCATCAACCTCCATCACATGAAGGTGCTCGCGTATTATCTGGATAAGTTGCGCAGCACGCCGGATGGCGATGGCTCGCTGCTGGATCAAACGCTGGTGATGTTTGGCTGCTCGATGTCTGACGGCAACGATCACCTGCTCCAGAATTTGCCCCTCATCCTGGCCGGTGGCCGCGCGGACCAGATCAAGTCAGGGCGGCATCTGCGAGTTCCCGACGCAACGCCGATCTCTAATCTCTATTGGACGCTGCTCGACAAGCTGGGCATCCCGCTGGAAGCCTTCGGCAATAGCGACGGAAAGTTTGGCCTGCTGTCGCTTAGTTAG
- a CDS encoding DUF1592 domain-containing protein — protein sequence MTRIVFFGMVYCALLMPAVRVAAQQASSPAPATTNVSPHRALLNRYCVTCHNDKLRTAGLTLEKVNIDNVAAIAQSGYHPANGSASADTELYEKVLRKLRAGDMPPSGAPRPDPATTDALLHHLESELDRAAAASPNPGRTSLRRLNRTEYSNAVRDLLGVEIDAAALLPSDDSRYGFDNNGDVLTLSPLLAERYLAVARQVRRLALGTSEAKPAVEIYDVSKYLMQDDRVDESLPFGSRGGAVVRHNFPADGEYEVNVRLQRNSRDYIRGLAAPHTLDLRLDGVRIGRFEVGGERHGKSSGIFSSASMGELAQEVYERTADEVLNLRFPAKVGAHEVAAAFVKEASIAEEPDYPAMTLYDYAQYKGGLPAVWTVSVGGPYKVNGLSETASRRALLNCRQEGRQQPDARQQEDVCARSILQSLARRSYRRPVQADEIETLMTFYREGKQRAGFEAGIGNALERMLAGPEFLFRIEADPPSVKAGSSYRVNDWELASRLSFFLWSSIPDEELLGLAEGGKLHEPAVLQAQVTRMLADARASSLVSNFAAQWLSLRTLRGVSPDLEQFPYFDENLRQAFRQETELFLESILREDHSVMDLLSADYTFVNERLAQHYGIPGIYGSHFRRVELKDSPRGGLLGQGSILTVTSYTTRTSPVVRGKWILNNLLGTPPPPPPPNVPELRDRNAAGKVLSMRQRMEQHRANPACAGCHKVMDPLGFALEKFDGIGHWRTVDSNTPIDSSGALPDGTPFDGLPGLKKVLLEKRRDQFVATVTERLLTYALGRGVEYYDAPAIRAIMREAAAQDHRISSLIVSIVNSMPFQQRMK from the coding sequence ATGACCAGAATTGTATTTTTCGGAATGGTATACTGCGCGCTATTGATGCCCGCTGTTCGCGTAGCCGCGCAGCAGGCCAGCAGCCCAGCGCCAGCAACTACGAATGTCTCCCCCCATCGCGCACTGCTCAATCGCTACTGCGTTACTTGCCACAATGACAAGCTGCGCACGGCGGGGCTGACGCTTGAAAAAGTAAACATTGATAATGTCGCGGCTATCGCGCAGTCCGGCTACCATCCCGCCAACGGCTCCGCATCCGCCGACACGGAACTGTACGAGAAAGTACTGCGGAAACTGCGCGCGGGCGACATGCCGCCGTCGGGCGCGCCGCGTCCGGATCCGGCTACCACCGACGCGTTGCTGCACCATCTGGAGAGTGAGCTGGATCGCGCCGCCGCCGCGAGTCCCAACCCTGGGCGGACCTCCCTGCGTCGTCTGAACCGCACCGAATACTCGAACGCCGTGCGCGATCTGCTGGGTGTGGAGATCGACGCCGCAGCCCTGCTGCCCTCCGATGACTCGCGTTACGGGTTTGACAATAACGGCGATGTGCTCACTTTGTCTCCACTGCTGGCCGAGCGTTATCTTGCCGTGGCGCGACAGGTGCGGCGCCTGGCGCTGGGCACGTCGGAGGCGAAGCCAGCGGTCGAGATATACGATGTGTCGAAATACCTGATGCAGGATGATCGCGTGGATGAGTCGTTGCCGTTTGGCTCGCGCGGCGGCGCAGTGGTTCGCCATAATTTTCCCGCCGATGGCGAGTATGAAGTCAATGTTCGCCTGCAACGCAACTCGCGCGACTACATTCGCGGGCTTGCCGCGCCGCACACGCTGGATCTGCGGCTGGACGGCGTGCGCATCGGACGCTTTGAGGTCGGCGGCGAGCGGCACGGCAAGTCCTCCGGGATTTTTTCGTCAGCCTCGATGGGCGAGCTCGCGCAGGAAGTTTACGAGCGAACCGCTGACGAGGTTCTCAACCTGCGCTTCCCGGCCAAGGTGGGCGCGCATGAAGTGGCCGCCGCGTTTGTAAAGGAAGCCTCCATCGCGGAAGAGCCGGACTATCCCGCGATGACTCTCTACGACTACGCGCAGTACAAGGGCGGCCTGCCCGCCGTGTGGACCGTCTCCGTTGGTGGACCTTACAAAGTGAACGGATTGAGCGAAACGGCCAGCCGCCGCGCGCTGCTGAACTGCCGGCAAGAGGGTCGCCAGCAGCCCGATGCGCGTCAACAAGAGGACGTTTGTGCGCGCTCGATTCTGCAATCGCTGGCCCGCCGCTCCTACCGCCGTCCGGTGCAGGCCGACGAAATCGAGACACTGATGACCTTTTATCGGGAGGGGAAGCAGCGCGCCGGATTTGAAGCGGGAATCGGCAACGCTCTCGAACGAATGCTGGCTGGCCCGGAGTTCCTCTTCCGGATCGAGGCCGATCCTCCGAGCGTGAAAGCGGGTTCGTCCTACCGCGTCAATGACTGGGAGCTGGCTTCGCGCTTGTCATTTTTCCTATGGAGCAGCATTCCCGACGAAGAGTTGCTGGGCCTGGCCGAAGGTGGGAAGCTGCATGAACCAGCAGTCCTGCAGGCGCAGGTAACGCGTATGCTGGCCGATGCCAGAGCCAGTTCGCTGGTCAGCAACTTTGCCGCGCAGTGGCTGTCTCTGCGCACTCTGCGCGGGGTGTCGCCAGACCTGGAACAGTTTCCTTATTTCGATGAGAATCTGCGGCAGGCGTTTCGCCAGGAGACCGAACTGTTCCTGGAGAGCATCCTGCGCGAAGACCACAGCGTGATGGACCTGCTGAGCGCCGATTACACCTTCGTGAATGAGCGTCTGGCGCAACACTACGGAATTCCCGGCATCTACGGCAGCCACTTTCGCAGGGTCGAGTTAAAAGATTCACCACGCGGCGGACTGCTGGGGCAGGGAAGCATCCTGACTGTAACGTCCTACACCACGCGGACCTCCCCGGTCGTGCGCGGGAAATGGATTCTCAATAATTTATTGGGCACGCCGCCGCCTCCCCCTCCGCCGAATGTTCCTGAGCTGCGCGACCGCAATGCCGCGGGCAAGGTTCTTTCCATGCGCCAGCGCATGGAGCAGCATCGCGCCAACCCCGCCTGCGCCGGATGCCACAAGGTGATGGACCCGCTGGGGTTCGCGCTAGAAAAGTTTGACGGCATCGGTCATTGGCGCACCGTTGATTCCAACACGCCGATTGATTCCTCCGGCGCGCTGCCCGATGGCACGCCGTTCGACGGCTTGCCAGGATTGAAGAAAGTGTTGCTGGAGAAGCGCCGCGATCAGTTCGTCGCCACCGTTACCGAGCGCCTGCTGACCTATGCGCTGGGCCGTGGTGTGGAATATTATGACGCGCCGGCCATTCGCGCCATTATGCGCGAGGCCGCCGCACAGGACCATCGAATCTCATCACTGATTGTTTCCATCGTGAACAGTATGCCGTTTCAACAACGCATGAAATGA
- a CDS encoding C4-dicarboxylate ABC transporter: MNLPLASVLAFAAALLISVVSSVNVGLISIAFAFIVGVFLGGMKVGEIAAGFPSSLLLTLVGITLLFSQARVNGTLDGITRRSVRLARGNLGMIPVIFFLLAAALSAIGAGNIATVAILAPIAMTVSGRVRISAFLMTIVVCCGANAGTFSPFAPPGVIADGILERVGITGQEWPMFLNNLIAQSFIGLGGYLLLGGYKLFRSQAAPEAFESALGDPGKDGEGPGMGSGLRWQQGLTLAVIAALIVGVSYFKIDPGMGAFLGAAILTLARAANEETAVKGIPWNVIIMVCGVTVLISILERKGGMDLFTSLLARFATKDSVTGVIAFVTGLISVYSSSSGVVMPAFLPTIPSLIEKLGGGDPVAIASSINVGTFLVDASPLSTLGALCIANADPSEDRKALFNKLLAWGLSMSVVGAVVCWLFFGVL, encoded by the coding sequence GGTGGGTGAGATCGCGGCGGGATTCCCGAGCAGTTTACTGCTGACGCTGGTGGGCATCACTTTGCTGTTCAGCCAGGCCCGGGTGAATGGCACGCTGGATGGCATCACGCGGCGCAGCGTAAGGCTCGCGCGCGGGAATCTGGGCATGATCCCGGTGATCTTCTTCCTGCTGGCGGCGGCGCTTTCGGCGATCGGAGCTGGCAATATCGCCACCGTGGCGATTCTCGCTCCCATTGCCATGACCGTCTCCGGTCGCGTGCGCATCAGCGCATTTCTGATGACCATCGTGGTCTGTTGCGGAGCCAACGCCGGCACCTTTTCCCCCTTCGCTCCACCTGGCGTGATCGCTGACGGCATTTTGGAGCGTGTGGGCATCACCGGCCAGGAATGGCCGATGTTTTTGAACAATCTCATCGCACAATCCTTCATCGGCCTCGGCGGATATCTGCTGCTTGGCGGCTACAAGCTTTTTCGGAGTCAAGCCGCTCCCGAAGCCTTCGAGTCCGCGCTGGGTGATCCCGGCAAAGATGGCGAGGGACCGGGCATGGGCAGTGGTCTGCGCTGGCAGCAAGGGCTGACGCTGGCGGTGATCGCCGCGCTGATTGTCGGCGTGTCGTACTTCAAGATCGACCCGGGCATGGGAGCGTTTCTCGGTGCCGCCATCCTGACGCTGGCGCGTGCCGCCAACGAAGAAACCGCGGTCAAGGGTATTCCGTGGAACGTGATCATCATGGTCTGCGGCGTAACCGTTTTGATCTCCATCCTGGAGCGCAAGGGCGGCATGGACTTGTTTACTTCCCTCCTGGCCCGGTTTGCGACGAAAGACTCCGTTACCGGCGTTATCGCCTTTGTCACCGGACTGATCTCGGTGTACAGCAGCTCATCCGGAGTGGTCATGCCGGCGTTTCTGCCCACCATCCCCAGCCTGATCGAGAAACTCGGCGGCGGCGATCCGGTGGCCATCGCCTCGTCCATCAATGTCGGAACTTTCCTGGTGGATGCGTCGCCGCTCTCCACTCTCGGCGCGCTGTGCATCGCCAACGCCGACCCTTCGGAAGACCGCAAAGCGCTCTTCAACAAGCTGCTGGCGTGGGGGCTATCAATGAGCGTGGTCGGTGCAGTGGTCTGCTGGCTCTTCTTCGGGGTGCTTTGA